Genomic segment of Pirellulales bacterium:
TCGCCGAACCAGAGCGCGCCGTCGGGCCCCAATTGTGGATCGACCGGGCGGAAGTGTTTGTCGGTCGAGCGAATCAGGTCGCTGGGTTTGCCATCGATCGTGACGCGCGAGCCGGCGAAACCGGCGCCGTCGTCATGAATCTCGAACCGGGGAATGCCGTTGAGATTGATCACGCAGCCATAGATAAACTGCCGCTGCACGTCGTCGGGGAAATGCCTGGTAACGAGAAACTCGCTGCCGACGACCGGCCGGGTGCCCTGCGTGTCGAACACGGGCTTGAGACCCTCGCGGCCTCCGAATTGCGCGCCGGACAACGGTGTGTCCCAGTGCTGCACGGCCGTCGTGCCGTCGCCGACGATGCCTTGCCCCCATTCGTCGAAGATGTAGCACCAGGGGTTGCCATAGCCCGGCGTCACAAAGTGAGAAAGACGCTGCGAGCGCGGGTCGAGCACATAGGCGCCGGGCGTGCCGAAGTTGCGGAACGGTCCCCAGGGCGTTTCGACGGCCGTGCTCACGGCGACGCCTTCGTCCATGTGCAGCCGGTTGCCGTGATTCCACTCGAACGCGCCGATCGTGTGGTGCGTGTCGTCGGTGGCGAAACCGTCCAGGCCGTGAACCACCACGTCGGCGCGGTCATCGCCGTCGGTGTCTTGCAGCCAGTTGAGCCGCGGCTGGTCGACCACCAGCACGCCGCCGCGGAAAAAGGCAAATCCCGTGGGACAGTGCAGCTTGTCGTAAAAGATCGTGCTCTTGTCGGCCGTCCCGTCGCGGTCGGTGTCTTCGAGAATCACCAACTTGTCGGCCGGACGCGGGTCGCCCGGCTTCCACTGCGGATACGTCGGCATCGTCGACACCCACAGCCGGCCGCGGCTGTCGAAAGCCATCTGGACGGGCTTGGCCAACTCGGGAAACCGCCGTTCGTCCGCGAACAGCTTGATCTCGAACCCGTCGGGTACGGTGCACGACGAGATCAGCTCGTCGGGCGTCAGATAGCGCAGCTCTTCGGCCTCGGAGTAGTTCTGGCCCGGTTCGCCAAAGCGAGTCGTCGGCAAATACAGCTCGCCCGTCTGGCTGTCGTCGGGCACCTCGGGCACGGGTTTGCCCTCGGCGATGTACCAGACATAGCGGTCGCGGACAGCGGCCATATTGCGAATCTTGGCGTACTCGCGGGGAAAGGTCTCTTTATCCCAGGTGCGACGGCCACCGTAGACATACCAGCCGTTGAGCATGCGGTAGTCCTGCAGGTGCACCCACGACTTGTCGTTCACTGCGGCCCGGAGCCGGGCAAACTGCTCCGACGCGAGATCGGCCGCCGGCGCACCGCCGAACAAGGCATGATCGAGCAACAGCGCGATCTCCCGGTCGCCGGCTTCGTTCTGGTGAATGCCGTTGATCGTGTACTGCAATCCTGGCTCGGCGGTGAAGCGTGCGAGGGTCGGCGCGTAGAGGTCGACAAAGGCCAGTCCCCGCTCGGCCGCGACCTGGCCGACGGCGTCGGCGTAGAGCTTGAGCTGTTCGTTGTGCGCGCGGCCGTCGGGCAGCAGGCGCTCGCCCGGCGGTTCGAAAGCCACCGGCGAAATCAACACGAAGCGCGGTGCGGCGCCCGTGTCGTCGCGCGGGTAGGCCTTCGCATAGTCGTCGAGAAACCGGCCGTAGTCGGCCTTGAATTTCTCCACGCCGTCGGGACCTGCAAACGACTCGTTCCAGCCGAAGAAACAGAACATCGTGTCGGCGCCAAACGCCGCCACGGGATCGTCGATCAGCGTATAGTCGTTCGAGCGTTGGCGGATGGCGACTTCGTCGGCCGGCCGGGCAAAGTTGCGCACGACTAGCTCGCGCCGCGGAAAGCGGCTGTGCAGCAGAGACTCGAAGTAACCGTAGAGGTTCATCCGCTCGGCGGTCGAGTTACCGACCAGCGCAATCCGTTCACCTTCGACCACCTCGAGCGGCAAACGGCTGGGCGGCAGCGGATCGCGTGCCGGCCGGGGCTGACGCTTGAGCACCTCCTCCAGCGGAGGCAGGTTCTTTTCCGCGCCCGCCGCCGGGGACAGCGCCCCTGCGACGAGGCAAGCCAGGCATCCTCCGGTCAGCAACCAACGACCGATCTTCACCGCGCGCATGCGTGTTCGCCTCATCAACTCGGAGAATACTCCCCCCACGGTTCCGCCCCCGGAAGCCCCTCGACTTTAGCTGCCCGCGGGGGGACCCGCCAGCAGCCCGGCCGATCGCGATGAATTGCCAGCCCTGACCCGTGGCCGGTGCCTTGTCGGCGAGCCTCGCAGCTCTTACGCTCGCAGCGAAACGGACCTGCGCTGTCTCGTCGCGAGGAATTTCGTGATGTCTCGAAGTGTCATGCGGTGGTGGCTGTCCGGGATCGTGATGGGAGCCGTCTGGACGCTCGCCCCACACGCGGGCGCGGCCGACCAGCCGGACGTGCGGCCCAATATCGTGTTCATCCTGGTCGACGACCTGGGCTGGGCCGACCTGGGCTTCAGCGGCGCCGATCTGCACGAAACGCCGCGACTCGACCGGCTGGCAACCGCGAGCAAATGGTTCACATGTGCCTACGCGAGCGCGCCGGTTTGCACACCGACGCGGGCCGCGATCATGACCGGCAAACACCCGGCCCGCCTGCACATGACCATCTGGCGCGAGGCGATCGGGGATCAGGAGCGGGACCGGCGCCTGCTGCCGCCGGAGCCTGAGGCCGATTTGCCCTTGCGCGAAGTGACGCTGGCCGAGGCGCTCGGCGGGGCCGGATACGTCACCGCGCACGTCGGCAAATGGCACCTGGGCAGCGTGACGCATTTTCCCGAGGTGCAGGGTTTCGACATCCACCTGGCCGGCAATCACTGGGGCGCACCGGCCACGCATTTCTTTCCCTATCGCGGACCGGGCTTCGGCGAGCGGCGCTATGTGCCGGGACTGCCTTGGGGGCACGAGGGCGAGTACCTGGCCGATCGGCTGACCGACGAGGCGATCGAGATCATCCGCCGTGCGAAGGACCGCCCGTTCTTCCTCAATCTCTGGCACTACGGCGTGCACACACCGATCCAGGCCAAGGCCGACGACGTCGCACATTTCCAAGGCCGGGTCCGTCCCGAGCTGCACCACCGCAACGCGACTTACGCCGCGATGGTCAAGAACCTCGACGACAACGTCGGTCGCCTGCTCGACTGCCTGGACGAGTTGGGGCTCAGCGAGCGGACGATCGTCGTGTTCAGCTCGGACAATGGCGGCTACATCAATGCCCCCGCCAAACAGCCCAAGCAACCGGTGACGAACAATTTCCCGTTGCGCTCGGGCAAGGGCTCGTTGTACG
This window contains:
- a CDS encoding sulfatase; translated protein: MSRSVMRWWLSGIVMGAVWTLAPHAGAADQPDVRPNIVFILVDDLGWADLGFSGADLHETPRLDRLATASKWFTCAYASAPVCTPTRAAIMTGKHPARLHMTIWREAIGDQERDRRLLPPEPEADLPLREVTLAEALGGAGYVTAHVGKWHLGSVTHFPEVQGFDIHLAGNHWGAPATHFFPYRGPGFGERRYVPGLPWGHEGEYLADRLTDEAIEIIRRAKDRPFFLNLWHYGVHTPIQAKADDVAHFQGRVRPELHHRNATYAAMVKNLDDNVGRLLDCLDELGLSERTIVVFSSDNGGYINAPAKQPKQPVTNNFPLRSGKGSLYEGGIRVPLLVRWPARIAPGRDATPVASADLYRTLLDLTDTPAKLDEAQQADAVSLAPLLTAAADKLPERTLYWHYPHYYPTSTPASAVREGNWKLIEYFEDQRTELYNLAEDEAEQHDLAGAQPQRAAELRARLSAWREGVAAQTPRPNPGFKSPSP
- a CDS encoding HEAT repeat domain-containing protein, encoding MRAVKIGRWLLTGGCLACLVAGALSPAAGAEKNLPPLEEVLKRQPRPARDPLPPSRLPLEVVEGERIALVGNSTAERMNLYGYFESLLHSRFPRRELVVRNFARPADEVAIRQRSNDYTLIDDPVAAFGADTMFCFFGWNESFAGPDGVEKFKADYGRFLDDYAKAYPRDDTGAAPRFVLISPVAFEPPGERLLPDGRAHNEQLKLYADAVGQVAAERGLAFVDLYAPTLARFTAEPGLQYTINGIHQNEAGDREIALLLDHALFGGAPAADLASEQFARLRAAVNDKSWVHLQDYRMLNGWYVYGGRRTWDKETFPREYAKIRNMAAVRDRYVWYIAEGKPVPEVPDDSQTGELYLPTTRFGEPGQNYSEAEELRYLTPDELISSCTVPDGFEIKLFADERRFPELAKPVQMAFDSRGRLWVSTMPTYPQWKPGDPRPADKLVILEDTDRDGTADKSTIFYDKLHCPTGFAFFRGGVLVVDQPRLNWLQDTDGDDRADVVVHGLDGFATDDTHHTIGAFEWNHGNRLHMDEGVAVSTAVETPWGPFRNFGTPGAYVLDPRSQRLSHFVTPGYGNPWCYIFDEWGQGIVGDGTTAVQHWDTPLSGAQFGGREGLKPVFDTQGTRPVVGSEFLVTRHFPDDVQRQFIYGCVINLNGIPRFEIHDDGAGFAGSRVTIDGKPSDLIRSTDKHFRPVDPQLGPDGALWFGDWANALIGHMQYSQRDPNRDHQRGRIYRLVYKARPLLEPVTQADKSIPELLEQFRAYEWRTRNQVRVELQARPEEQVLAAVRGWVAGLDSAADDYDRLRCEALWVQEGFHRVDPELLEAVLSAKRFEARAAAVRIVADLRGEVPGAFDTLARMALDEHPRVRTEALRGLSFYATPEAVDAILAATAKPLDYWTKYTLQHALAANEAVWREAFLKGRLAADNPENQEMLAGLIAKSNKGGAAVPYLRLLLGSERRSEEERNKAMQALADMQGDANHGREVFMRTCTACHKIGDQGREFGPDLPTTAPKRTRVKLIESLIDPNAEVEAKYLSTQIATNDGEVIRGLLVSESPKEVTLFDGKDSRTVAVEDIDVRETLKQSSMPEGLPAGMAPSEFLDVIEYLASFK